The nucleotide sequence GGCTCTCGAGCAGATTGAACATCCGATAGTCGATCATCCCGCGCAGATCCTGGGTGATCTGCCAACGATCGCCGACCTGCGTGAAATACTTCATCAAGAGATTGATCGGCAGGCCGCGCTGTACTTCGAACTGCGAGTAGATGCCTTCCTTGGCCTTATCGAGAATAACCGTCGAAAGGTCGGTCGCTACGATCTCGACGCGCCAGCCAGCAAGCTTTGCCGCCTGCTCCTTCAAAATCATGGCCAGCGTGTAGGGCTCCTGCCCCGATGAACAGGCCGCCGACCAGATGCGCAAGGATCGACTCGACCTGCGCGCGTCCAAAAGCTGAGGCAGGACGATGTCCTTGAACTGATCGAAGGGTCGCGTGTCGCGAAAGAAGAAGGACTCGTTGGTCGTCATCGCCTCGACGACGTCGAGCTCCAAGGGTGACCCCGGCCGCGCGCGCAGTTGGGAGGCAACATCCTCAACCGACGTCAGGCCGTGTTTGCGTGCGACCGGTCCCAACCGGCTTTCCAGCAGGTAGGCTTTCTCGTCACTGAGCACGAGGCCGGAGCGATTGCGCAGCAACGTGGCCAGGAAATCGAAATCAGACTTGTTCATGCGGCGCTCCTCAGCACCTTCCGGCGCAAATAGCCGGAAATTTCTCCGATCGGCAGTACCGCCGTGCAGAGACCGCGAGTTGCGACGGCACCGGGCATGCCCCATACCACCGAAGAGGCCTCGTCTTGAGCCACCACCTGTCCGCCGGCAGCGACCACGGCCTCACAGCCCTTCGCGCCGTCGGAGCCCATACCGGTCAAAATCACCGCCTGTAATCGGGGCCCGTAGATCGGCGCAAGCGAGCGCAGCATCGGGTCGACGGCCGGTCGGCAAAAGTTCTCTGGCGGATTCTGATTCAGTTGAATGAAGCGCTTCGTTCCCTCGGATGCGACAGTCATGTGCCAATCGCCGGGAGCGACGTAGATGGTGCCGGCCTGCAATGGCTCACCGTCCCGACCCTCATGGCACTCCATACCCGAGGCCCGGCCCAGATGCTCAGCCAAGAGAGTCGTGAAGGTTGCCGGCATATGCTGAGTGATCAAGACCGGCAACCGCAACGCACCCTTCAGATCGCCCAACAGCTTGAACAGCGCCTGCGGCCCGCCGGTCGAACTGCCGATGGCAAGAACTTCCGGCATCTGTGTCGAGGGGTCGCGCAGTTTTACGGGAGTCGCCCCGGAAGCCGACCCGGAGGCAGGCCTCTGGGGTGCGGTAGCCGTCGGCTTGACGCTGCGCTGCCCGACCGACCGACCGCCGCGGGCCGCGCTGGCGAGCGCCTTGACCTTGTCGGTCAGTTCGCGCTTGAAGGCGTCGGCCGAGTGCAATTCACCACCCGAGCTTGGCTTAGCTACGTAGTCGGCGGCCCCCGCGCGCAGCGCTCGCAAGGAGACGTCCGCGTTTTTCCGCGTCAAGGTCGACGCCATGATGACCTGCAAGCCCGGCTTGAGGCTCAGCAACTGCGGCAAAGCGGTCAAGCCGTCCATGACGGGCATCTCAATGTCGAGCACCACGACATCGACAGGCTGACGTGGAAGCTGATTGAGCGCCATCTGGCCGTTAGAGACCGAGGCGACAACTTCGATCGTGGGATCCTGTTCCAGCGCTCTCGTCAAGAGACCGCGGATAACGGCGGAATCATCCACGACCATGACGCGATAAGGATCTGCGCTGCTCGTCATTTTTGTTGGCCCAGCTCAGAGGTGGAAATCGGAAGGCGCTAAAGGACGCCGGCTTGCTGAAACTTCGATTCGAGAATGTCGCTGTCGAAGGGCTTCATGATGTACTCGTTGGCACCGGCCTGAATGGCCTCTTGAATATGCGCAAGGTCGTTCTCCGTTGTGCAGAAGACGACGATCGGCTGCTGCTTGTCGGCTAGGCCCCGCAGTTCGCGCAGAAATTCGATGCCGGACATCACGGGCATGTTCCAATCCAGCAGCACGGCATCGGGCATCTGAGTGAGGCAGCGATCGAGGGCTTGTTTGCCGTCCGCCGCCTCGTCGACCGCAAAGTTGAGGTCCTCGAGAATACGTCGGGCGACCATCCGCACCACTTTCGAATCATCTACAACCAGACAGCACTTCATGAACTGGAGATCCCAAATCACAGCCCGGCATCCTGGCCGGAGCAAGATGGAGGCGATTAGGCCGCAACGCGACCGTAGTCGAGCAGACGCTCGACGCTGAGAACGACGAGCAACTGCTTGTCCAACCGGTAGATACCATCGGAGTAGTCGCGAAACCGCGGGTCCAAGGTTGGCGGATTGCGCTCGAACCCATCCGGCGCAAGCGCCAGTACCTCGCCGACCTGGTCGACCAACAAGCTGTAAAGCTCGTGGTCGTGCTCGACCACGATCGCCATGCTGGCTTTCTTCGAATCGTGCGGCGGCAAACCGAGACGCAGACGAACGTCGATCGCCGTGACGATCCGGCCGCGCAAGTTCAGCGAACCGGCGATTTCCGGTGGTGCGAGCGGTACCGGCGTTGTCTTCATGGAGCCCAGTACGTCCTGAACCTTGAGGACGTGAATGCCGAACAGCTGACCCGCGATCGAGAAAGTTACGAACTCGGTCGCCGCCTCGGCGGCCTCGATATCGACCTCTATCTTACCGGCGTTGGAAACAGTCGTGGTGCTCATGCCGCTCCCCTGTGATCGCTAAGGGTGTCCTGTAAACTCGTGAGAAGCGCGTCTCGGTCGAGCTTGGCCACATAATCGGTGAAGCCGACGGACCGACCGCGGGCGATATCGCGCGGCGAGGCGTGCGAGGTCAGCGCCACGATGGGCGTCTCCCGCCACCGGTTTGCGCGAATCTGCTCGGCAAGCTCGAAGCCGTTCATACCCGGCATCTCGATGTCCGAAACAATGATGTCGAAGTCGCGACCCGCCTCGCAAAGCTTCAAGGCCTCTTCGGCTCCCTCGACACTGGTTACGTCATAGCCGGCCGTGGTCAACAAGGGAGCCAGCAAGTTGCGGAAAAAGGGACTGTCGTCCACTAGCAGCACGCGATTGACCGCTCCTTCCCCGAAGGCTTCGTGCGTATCGACGTCGAACC is from Algihabitans albus and encodes:
- a CDS encoding response regulator — protein: MKCCLVVDDSKVVRMVARRILEDLNFAVDEAADGKQALDRCLTQMPDAVLLDWNMPVMSGIEFLRELRGLADKQQPIVVFCTTENDLAHIQEAIQAGANEYIMKPFDSDILESKFQQAGVL
- a CDS encoding protein-glutamate methylesterase/protein-glutamine glutaminase; the protein is MTSSADPYRVMVVDDSAVIRGLLTRALEQDPTIEVVASVSNGQMALNQLPRQPVDVVVLDIEMPVMDGLTALPQLLSLKPGLQVIMASTLTRKNADVSLRALRAGAADYVAKPSSGGELHSADAFKRELTDKVKALASAARGGRSVGQRSVKPTATAPQRPASGSASGATPVKLRDPSTQMPEVLAIGSSTGGPQALFKLLGDLKGALRLPVLITQHMPATFTTLLAEHLGRASGMECHEGRDGEPLQAGTIYVAPGDWHMTVASEGTKRFIQLNQNPPENFCRPAVDPMLRSLAPIYGPRLQAVILTGMGSDGAKGCEAVVAAGGQVVAQDEASSVVWGMPGAVATRGLCTAVLPIGEISGYLRRKVLRSAA
- a CDS encoding chemotaxis protein CheW; amino-acid sequence: MSTTTVSNAGKIEVDIEAAEAATEFVTFSIAGQLFGIHVLKVQDVLGSMKTTPVPLAPPEIAGSLNLRGRIVTAIDVRLRLGLPPHDSKKASMAIVVEHDHELYSLLVDQVGEVLALAPDGFERNPPTLDPRFRDYSDGIYRLDKQLLVVLSVERLLDYGRVAA
- a CDS encoding CheR family methyltransferase, with the protein product MNKSDFDFLATLLRNRSGLVLSDEKAYLLESRLGPVARKHGLTSVEDVASQLRARPGSPLELDVVEAMTTNESFFFRDTRPFDQFKDIVLPQLLDARRSSRSLRIWSAACSSGQEPYTLAMILKEQAAKLAGWRVEIVATDLSTVILDKAKEGIYSQFEVQRGLPINLLMKYFTQVGDRWQITQDLRGMIDYRMFNLLESPASLGRFDIVFLRNVLIYFDQPTKTQVLERVAKQMPSDGYLYLGGAETVLGITDRFQVLPGQRGLYGVVDPAAKVAAAG